From a single Campylobacter concisus genomic region:
- the gyrA gene encoding DNA gyrase subunit A, which yields MKDNLLELTQDIASVDIEESIKTSYLDYSMSVIVGRALPDARDGLKPVHRRILYAMDNLGVGSRSAYMKSARIVGEVIGKYHPHGDTAVYDALVRMAQKFSMRYPVVDGQGNFGSIDGDSAAAMRYTEARMTMLTEELLKDIDKDTVDFVPNYDDREVEPDVLPSRVPNLLLNGSSGIAVGMATNIPPHSLDELIDGLLLLLENKDATLEEVMEFIKGPDFPTGGIIFGKKGIIEAYRTGRGRVKLRAKTHIEKKPNKDVIVIDELPYQTNKARLIEQIAELVKDKQIDGISEVRDESDKDGIRVVIELKRDAMSDIVLNNLFKSTTMESTFGVIMLAINNKEPKVFNLIELLKLFLNHRKTVIIRRTIFELEKARARAHILEGLKIALDNIDEVIELIRNSADTAVAREGLMSKFNLSELQANAILDMRLSKLTGLEREKLEAELAELMAEIARLDEILKSETLLENLIKEELLEIKNKFKVPRVTEIVDDYDDIDIEDLIPNENMVVTITHRGYIKRVPSKQYEKQKRGGKGKVAVTTYDDDFIESFFTSNTHDTLMFVTDRGQLYWLKVYKIPEGSRTAKGKAVVNLIQLQPDEKIKAIIPTTDFDEGKSLAFFTKNGIVKRTNLSEFKNIRSVGVRAISLDENDELVTALIAQTYDDMPVTDPENELSVETEVLEVEELQNEIDEDNVNAEEDANSSDETMLFVVTKKGMCLKFKISKVRQMGRTARGVTGIKFKEPGDEVVGAAVIESNDQEILSISQKGIGKRTTADEYRLTNRGGKGVICMKLTSRTGDLVGVVMVDEEQDLMALTSSGKMIRVDMQSIRKAGRNTSGVIVVNVDGDDVVSIARCPKADDGEDEDEAPSEDMGLLE from the coding sequence ATGAAAGACAATCTACTTGAATTAACCCAAGATATCGCATCTGTTGATATCGAAGAGTCTATAAAAACTAGCTATCTTGACTACTCCATGAGCGTTATCGTCGGTCGTGCTTTGCCTGACGCTAGAGACGGATTAAAGCCAGTTCACAGAAGAATTTTATACGCTATGGATAATCTTGGCGTTGGTAGCAGAAGCGCCTATATGAAGTCAGCTCGTATCGTTGGTGAAGTCATCGGTAAGTATCACCCGCACGGCGATACGGCGGTTTATGACGCACTTGTTCGTATGGCTCAGAAATTTTCTATGCGTTATCCAGTCGTTGACGGACAAGGAAACTTTGGCTCGATAGATGGCGACAGCGCAGCTGCGATGCGTTATACCGAAGCTAGAATGACAATGCTTACTGAAGAGCTTTTAAAAGATATCGACAAAGACACGGTTGATTTTGTGCCAAACTACGATGATAGAGAGGTTGAGCCAGATGTACTTCCAAGCCGTGTGCCAAATTTATTGCTAAACGGCTCAAGCGGTATCGCTGTTGGTATGGCGACAAATATCCCACCACACAGCCTTGATGAGCTAATAGATGGTCTTTTGCTCCTTCTTGAAAACAAAGATGCGACGCTTGAAGAGGTGATGGAATTTATAAAAGGTCCAGACTTCCCAACTGGCGGTATCATCTTTGGTAAAAAAGGTATCATAGAGGCCTACCGCACAGGTCGTGGCAGGGTCAAACTAAGAGCCAAAACTCATATAGAAAAAAAGCCAAACAAAGACGTCATCGTCATCGACGAGCTACCATATCAAACAAACAAAGCTAGGCTCATTGAGCAGATCGCCGAGCTTGTAAAAGATAAGCAGATAGATGGCATCAGCGAGGTTAGAGATGAGTCTGACAAAGACGGCATCCGCGTAGTCATAGAGCTAAAACGCGACGCTATGAGCGACATCGTGCTAAATAATCTCTTTAAATCAACCACGATGGAGAGCACTTTTGGCGTTATTATGCTTGCTATTAATAACAAAGAGCCAAAGGTATTTAACCTTATCGAGCTACTTAAGCTATTTTTAAATCACAGAAAAACGGTCATTATTAGAAGGACGATATTTGAGCTTGAAAAAGCACGCGCAAGAGCCCACATTTTAGAGGGTTTAAAGATCGCACTTGATAATATCGACGAGGTGATCGAGCTTATTAGAAATAGTGCCGATACAGCGGTTGCTAGAGAAGGCTTGATGAGTAAATTTAACCTCTCAGAGCTTCAAGCAAACGCTATCCTTGATATGCGTCTAAGCAAGCTTACAGGCCTAGAGAGAGAAAAACTAGAGGCCGAGCTAGCTGAGCTTATGGCTGAGATCGCAAGACTTGATGAAATTTTAAAGAGCGAGACATTGCTTGAAAATTTGATCAAAGAAGAGCTTCTTGAGATCAAAAATAAATTTAAAGTACCAAGAGTTACTGAGATCGTTGATGACTACGATGATATCGATATCGAAGATCTCATACCAAATGAAAATATGGTCGTAACTATAACCCACCGAGGTTACATCAAGCGTGTGCCAAGCAAGCAGTACGAGAAGCAAAAGCGTGGCGGTAAGGGCAAAGTAGCGGTCACGACATACGATGATGACTTTATAGAGAGCTTCTTTACTTCAAATACCCACGATACGCTTATGTTTGTGACTGACCGCGGACAGCTATACTGGCTAAAAGTCTATAAGATTCCAGAGGGAAGCCGAACAGCAAAGGGCAAAGCGGTTGTAAATTTGATCCAGTTGCAGCCTGACGAGAAGATCAAAGCGATCATCCCAACGACTGATTTTGACGAGGGCAAATCGTTAGCGTTCTTTACTAAAAATGGCATCGTAAAACGCACAAATTTAAGCGAGTTTAAAAATATCCGCTCAGTTGGTGTAAGAGCTATAAGCCTCGATGAAAACGACGAGCTAGTAACTGCGCTCATCGCTCAAACATACGATGATATGCCAGTGACTGACCCTGAAAATGAGCTAAGCGTAGAGACAGAGGTGCTTGAAGTTGAAGAGCTTCAAAACGAGATCGATGAAGATAATGTAAATGCCGAGGAGGACGCAAACTCAAGTGATGAGACAATGCTATTTGTCGTTACTAAAAAGGGTATGTGCCTTAAATTTAAGATCAGCAAGGTTCGCCAAATGGGAAGAACTGCACGCGGCGTAACTGGTATTAAATTTAAAGAGCCAGGCGATGAGGTCGTAGGCGCAGCAGTCATCGAAAGCAATGACCAAGAAATTTTAAGCATATCTCAAAAAGGTATCGGCAAGCGCACAACTGCTGATGAGTACCGCTTGACAAACCGCGGTGGCAAAGGTGTCATCTGCATGAAGCTAACAAGCAGAACAGGCGATCTAGTGGGTGTTGTGATGGTTGATGAAGAGCAAGATCTTATGGCTCTAACATCAAGCGGCAAGATGATAAGAGTAGATATGCAAAGCATCCGCAAAGCAGGACGTAATACAAGCGGCGTGATCGTCGTAAATGTCGATGGCGATGATGTTGTAAGTATCGCAAGATGCCCTAAGGCAGATGATGGCGAGGACGAAGATGAAGCACCAAGCGAAGATATGGGGCTTTTGGAATAA
- a CDS encoding SseB family protein, translating to MQEAMDKFLSDPSQQNEINLISVLKKATFFAPVLLNQALAKPDGGVVYEEEGSNIKFILLEDEGEKLSYFPAFTSKEAMKLWRNDSEQESIEIGLKEYLAMLKESSYAGVVVDAFSYDFILKKEQIARILD from the coding sequence ATGCAAGAAGCGATGGATAAATTTTTAAGTGATCCAAGCCAGCAAAATGAGATAAATTTGATATCGGTTTTAAAAAAGGCTACTTTTTTTGCTCCGGTGCTTTTAAACCAAGCGCTTGCAAAGCCTGATGGTGGCGTAGTTTATGAGGAGGAGGGCTCAAATATCAAATTTATCCTTCTTGAAGATGAGGGCGAGAAGCTTAGTTATTTTCCAGCATTTACTAGCAAAGAGGCGATGAAGCTTTGGCGAAACGACAGTGAGCAAGAGAGCATTGAGATAGGGCTAAAAGAGTATCTTGCGATGCTAAAAGAGAGCAGTTATGCTGGCGTTGTGGTGGATGCTTTTAGCTATGATTTTATTCTTAAAAAAGAGCAGATAGCAAGAATTTTAGACTAA
- the gmhA gene encoding D-sedoheptulose 7-phosphate isomerase: MLKTMIKNELEAHQKTFSEHVNLLGNLERACQMVADTLKNGKKVLICGNGGSAADAQHFAAELTGRYKSERQPLPGVALTTDTSALTAIGNDYGFDYVFSRQFEALAQSGDLLVAISTSGNSKNVLEAIKSAKKMGTSVLGLSGKGGGAMNEGCDLNLVVSSSDTARIQESHIFFIHTICQAVDEAFRS, encoded by the coding sequence ATGCTAAAAACGATGATAAAAAATGAGCTTGAGGCTCACCAAAAGACCTTTAGCGAGCATGTAAATTTGCTAGGTAACTTGGAGCGTGCTTGCCAGATGGTGGCTGATACACTAAAAAATGGCAAAAAGGTGCTGATATGTGGCAACGGTGGCTCTGCAGCGGACGCTCAGCACTTTGCAGCCGAGCTAACTGGCAGATATAAAAGCGAGCGCCAGCCACTACCTGGCGTCGCGCTAACCACTGATACTTCGGCACTTACGGCCATTGGCAACGACTACGGCTTTGACTATGTCTTTTCACGTCAGTTTGAGGCTTTAGCGCAGTCTGGCGACTTACTCGTGGCGATCTCAACAAGTGGCAACAGCAAAAATGTACTTGAAGCTATAAAAAGTGCCAAGAAAATGGGCACATCGGTACTTGGGCTTAGCGGCAAAGGCGGTGGTGCTATGAATGAGGGCTGCGATCTAAATTTAGTCGTTAGCTCAAGCGATACCGCAAGGATACAAGAGTCGCACATATTTTTTATTCACACGATCTGCCAGGCCGTAGATGAGGCTTTTAGGAGCTAA
- the rfaE1 gene encoding D-glycero-beta-D-manno-heptose-7-phosphate kinase has product MAKRVKILVVGDLMLDHYIWGSCDRISPEAPVQVVKINNETYTLGGAGNVVRNLLSLGANVSVASVLGDDEAGKKIKERLAELNVKDEFILTEKGRESSIKSRIMASHQQVVRIDKESVVKINLEDELILKVKENLANFKAVLLSDYGKGVLSEKVCQEIINECTRLNIPVLIDPKGSDYSKYKNATLLTPNKKEASEATNLKIKDKAELEKAIKQLKDELNLTYSIITISEEGIALYDDKLHIFAAKAKEVFDVTGAGDTVLATLGYMLATGADVKEAIKIANLAAAVVVAKIGSATASFSEIEQLLNSSFGANFEHKLKTVEELEEILSQKDKKKVVFTNGCFDILHAGHVKYLARARELGDLLVVGLNSDASVKRLKGEARPINSQDDRACVLSGLGFVDYVVIFDEDTPLNLITKIKPDVLVKGADYKGKEVVGSEIVKEVRLIDFVEGKSTTGIIKRIKDAKNDDKK; this is encoded by the coding sequence ATGGCTAAGAGAGTTAAAATTTTAGTTGTCGGCGATCTCATGTTAGATCACTATATCTGGGGTAGCTGCGACCGTATCTCGCCAGAAGCGCCAGTGCAGGTTGTAAAGATAAATAACGAAACCTACACGCTTGGTGGCGCTGGCAACGTGGTGAGAAATTTGCTCTCACTTGGCGCAAACGTGAGCGTGGCTAGCGTTTTGGGAGATGATGAGGCTGGCAAAAAGATAAAAGAGAGGCTTGCTGAGCTAAACGTAAAAGATGAGTTCATACTCACCGAAAAAGGGCGTGAAAGCTCAATAAAAAGCCGTATCATGGCATCGCACCAGCAAGTTGTCAGGATCGATAAAGAGAGCGTTGTCAAGATAAATTTAGAAGATGAGCTCATCTTAAAAGTAAAAGAAAATCTTGCAAATTTTAAAGCCGTCTTGTTAAGCGACTACGGCAAGGGCGTGCTTAGCGAAAAGGTCTGCCAAGAGATCATAAACGAGTGCACAAGACTAAATATCCCAGTGCTTATCGATCCAAAAGGCAGTGACTACTCAAAATACAAAAACGCGACCCTTCTAACGCCAAATAAAAAAGAGGCGAGCGAGGCTACAAATTTAAAGATAAAAGACAAGGCCGAGCTTGAAAAGGCGATAAAACAGCTAAAAGACGAGCTAAATTTGACCTATTCGATCATCACAATCTCAGAAGAGGGTATCGCGCTATATGATGACAAATTGCACATCTTTGCCGCTAAGGCAAAAGAGGTCTTTGATGTCACTGGCGCTGGAGATACGGTGCTTGCCACACTTGGCTACATGCTAGCAACTGGGGCTGACGTAAAAGAGGCGATAAAGATAGCAAACCTCGCAGCAGCCGTCGTAGTGGCAAAGATAGGTAGTGCAACGGCTAGCTTTAGCGAGATCGAGCAGCTGCTAAATAGCTCGTTTGGGGCAAATTTCGAGCATAAGCTTAAAACTGTTGAAGAGTTAGAAGAAATTTTGAGTCAAAAGGATAAGAAAAAGGTTGTTTTCACAAATGGCTGCTTTGATATCTTGCACGCTGGGCACGTAAAATACCTAGCGCGCGCAAGGGAGCTTGGCGATCTTTTGGTTGTCGGGCTAAACTCAGACGCTTCAGTTAAGAGGCTAAAAGGCGAGGCTAGACCTATAAACTCGCAAGATGATAGAGCCTGCGTGCTAAGTGGGCTTGGGTTTGTCGATTATGTCGTGATATTTGATGAGGATACGCCATTAAATTTAATAACAAAGATAAAGCCTGACGTGCTTGTAAAAGGGGCTGACTACAAGGGCAAAGAGGTCGTTGGCAGCGAGATCGTAAAAGAGGTCAGGCTGATTGACTTTGTCGAGGGCAAAAGCACAACAGGGATAATAAAAAGGATAAAAGATGCTAAAAACGATGATAAAAAATGA
- the rfaD gene encoding ADP-glyceromanno-heptose 6-epimerase, with amino-acid sequence MNLNGKKIVITGGAGFIGSALAHYFDENFKDAHVLVVDKFRNDETFSNGNLKSFGHFKNLLGFKGEIYAGDINDSSTLEKIKSFRPDVIYHEAAISDTTVKEQDELIKTNVNAFVNLLDICESLAAKMIYASSGATYGNAKSPQTVGECEAPNNVYGFSKLSMDNINKIYAKRGVSVVGLRYFNVFGKGEFFKNKTASMVLQFGLQILADKTPRLFEGSDQIKRDFVYIKDIIDANIKALDAPSGVYNAATGKARSFQDIADILQREIGVNLGNEYIKNPFIGSYQFHTEADVAPAREAFGFSATWSLEEAIKDYLPEIKRIYKEELNG; translated from the coding sequence ATGAATTTAAACGGAAAAAAGATAGTTATAACTGGCGGTGCTGGCTTTATCGGCTCAGCTTTGGCGCACTATTTTGATGAAAATTTTAAAGATGCTCACGTGCTTGTCGTGGATAAATTTAGAAACGACGAGACATTTAGCAACGGCAACCTAAAAAGCTTTGGTCATTTTAAAAATTTACTAGGCTTTAAGGGTGAAATTTACGCCGGCGACATCAACGATTCTAGTACGCTTGAAAAGATAAAGAGCTTTCGCCCAGACGTCATCTACCACGAGGCAGCGATCTCAGATACGACCGTAAAAGAGCAAGACGAGCTAATAAAAACAAATGTAAATGCCTTTGTAAATTTGCTCGATATCTGCGAGAGTTTGGCCGCAAAGATGATCTACGCTAGCTCTGGGGCAACTTATGGCAACGCAAAGAGCCCACAAACCGTTGGCGAGTGCGAAGCGCCAAATAACGTTTATGGCTTTAGCAAACTAAGCATGGATAATATCAATAAAATTTACGCAAAGCGTGGCGTGAGTGTGGTTGGACTAAGATATTTTAACGTCTTTGGTAAGGGCGAGTTTTTTAAAAACAAAACTGCCTCGATGGTGCTTCAGTTTGGCTTGCAAATTTTAGCTGACAAGACCCCAAGACTTTTTGAAGGTAGCGACCAGATCAAAAGAGATTTCGTCTATATAAAAGATATCATTGACGCAAACATAAAAGCGCTTGATGCGCCAAGTGGTGTCTATAATGCAGCTACTGGCAAGGCTAGAAGCTTTCAAGATATCGCTGACATCTTGCAGCGAGAGATCGGCGTAAACTTAGGCAACGAATATATCAAAAACCCATTTATCGGCTCATATCAGTTTCACACCGAGGCCGACGTTGCCCCAGCTCGCGAAGCATTTGGCTTTAGCGCGACTTGGAGCTTGGAAGAGGCGATAAAAGACTACTTACCAGAGATAAAGAGAATTTATAAGGAAGAGCTAAATGGCTAA
- a CDS encoding D-glycero-alpha-D-manno-heptose-1,7-bisphosphate 7-phosphatase, translating into MNKNEPIKALFLDRDGVINEDAGYVYEIKDFKFIDGIFDALREFAKASYKLFVVTNQSGIGRGYYTQEQFDALNKFMLEIFKKEQIFITKVYFCPHAPEVDCACRKPNPKMILDACKEFNINPKNSLMIGDKPSDVEAGKRAGVGRNFLLDGINFKDVRDVLNKLKKEKSL; encoded by the coding sequence ATGAACAAAAATGAGCCTATTAAAGCACTTTTTCTAGATCGAGATGGCGTAATAAACGAAGATGCTGGATATGTTTACGAGATAAAAGATTTTAAATTTATCGATGGTATTTTTGATGCGTTAAGAGAATTTGCCAAGGCCAGCTACAAGCTCTTTGTTGTGACAAATCAATCAGGTATTGGCAGAGGCTACTACACGCAGGAGCAGTTTGACGCTCTAAATAAATTTATGCTTGAAATTTTCAAAAAAGAGCAAATTTTCATCACTAAAGTCTATTTTTGCCCACATGCCCCAGAGGTGGATTGCGCTTGCAGAAAGCCAAATCCAAAGATGATACTTGATGCCTGCAAAGAATTTAACATAAATCCTAAAAACTCGCTCATGATAGGTGATAAGCCAAGCGACGTCGAGGCTGGCAAAAGGGCAGGGGTTGGTAGAAATTTCTTGCTTGATGGCATAAATTTTAAAGATGTAAGAGATGTTTTAAATAAGCTAAAAAAGGAAAAATCACTATGA
- a CDS encoding c-type cytochrome gives MKKLLIVSSVAALLSTAAFAADGAAIYKKCIACHGAKAEKVFNNKVPALTSLDVAAIEEALKGYKTGANKFGLGAMMKPIATPMSDEDAKAVAEYIQTLK, from the coding sequence ATGAAAAAATTACTAATTGTTTCTAGCGTTGCGGCTCTACTTTCAACTGCTGCCTTTGCTGCAGATGGTGCTGCTATCTACAAAAAATGCATCGCCTGTCATGGTGCAAAAGCTGAAAAAGTGTTTAATAATAAAGTTCCGGCTTTAACATCTCTTGATGTAGCAGCTATCGAAGAGGCACTAAAGGGTTATAAAACAGGAGCAAATAAATTTGGTCTTGGTGCTATGATGAAACCAATCGCTACTCCAATGAGCGACGAAGATGCAAAAGCAGTAGCTGAATACATCCAAACTTTAAAATAA
- a CDS encoding type II toxin-antitoxin system RelE/ParE family toxin produces the protein MKSTTFDKWLNKLNNPVVKISILRRLDQIETKDHLGDYKFIDTDLYELRFFNRGGIRIFFTFNGDEIIILLNAGDKDSQSDDIKKAKEILKDYK, from the coding sequence TTGAAAAGTACTACGTTTGATAAATGGTTAAATAAATTAAATAATCCGGTTGTTAAAATTTCCATTTTAAGAAGATTGGATCAAATAGAAACTAAAGATCATTTAGGAGATTATAAATTTATTGATACCGATTTATATGAGCTTAGGTTTTTTAATCGTGGTGGAATAAGAATATTTTTTACTTTTAATGGCGATGAAATAATTATATTGTTAAATGCTGGTGATAAAGACAGTCAAAGCGATGATATTAAAAAAGCAAAAGAGATATTAAAGGATTATAAATGA
- a CDS encoding addiction module antidote protein, with the protein MKEEFTKFNLEDYLTTDELRKEYLNQVLSDGDIEEFKRALFYIAKSKGIEKVAKKANLNRESFYKMFKENSKPRFESIFKVVNALDIKLVYA; encoded by the coding sequence ATGAAAGAAGAATTTACAAAATTTAATTTAGAAGACTATTTAACAACCGATGAGTTAAGAAAAGAGTATTTAAATCAGGTTTTGTCTGATGGCGATATCGAAGAATTTAAAAGGGCTTTATTTTATATAGCAAAATCAAAAGGTATTGAGAAAGTTGCAAAAAAAGCAAATTTAAATAGGGAAAGCTTTTATAAGATGTTTAAAGAAAATTCAAAACCTAGATTTGAAAGTATATTTAAGGTTGTAAATGCCCTTGATATTAAGCTCGTTTATGCTTAA
- a CDS encoding helix-turn-helix domain-containing protein gives MTRQELADKLNITRNTLTNWEKEKPELIRLINQGLALDEQILETKKFLERLEKIREKANNGKINTKINKSEE, from the coding sequence ATGACTAGACAAGAATTAGCAGACAAATTAAATATTACTAGAAATACACTCACAAATTGGGAAAAAGAAAAGCCAGAATTAATACGATTAATAAATCAAGGTTTAGCACTAGATGAACAAATTTTAGAAACCAAAAAATTTCTAGAAAGATTAGAAAAAATAAGAGAAAAAGCGAACAATGGAAAAATAAATACTAAGATAAATAAATCAGAGGAATAA